The Siansivirga zeaxanthinifaciens CC-SAMT-1 region AGTAGTGCAGACGGTTTACCAATACTTATGTTAAAGTTGCCAAAACCATTAAAGTCAAAAAAATCGAAACCATTAAAAATATTAAAAATAAAAAAGGGTACACTTAAGGTTCCAATAATTAAGGCATATAAAAACACACTCATTTGAAAGTTTATAGCCTGTTTACCATGTTTGTCAATAAATTCCGATTTATCTTTATTTATTATCCATAAAACAATAGGGGCAATAAAATTTCCTAACGGAATTACAAACCTGCTAAAGGTCGATAAATGAATAAAAGTTGCGATGTTTTTTTGGTGGTTGTCTATCATGATTTTAAAAGTATATAATAATATCCTATGCAAATATATATCTTAAAACAGGTATTATGTAAAACATAGTACCATAATTTAACATAAATTTAACATATATAGGTTTCAATATATTTCATAACTTTAAAAAAAATAAATAAGATTTTATGAATCTAACTCCCAGAAAGTTAAACGCTTTTACAATGTATAAACTACCCGCAGCATTTATATGCGGTGTGCGCACAAGACATATAGATGCTGGCAAATGCATAGTAACTGTAAAATATAAATGGATTAATACCAACCCCTTTAAATCTATGTTTTGGGCAGTACAAGGTATGGCTGCCGAGTTTTCAACGGGTGCCTTAATGATAGGTAAAATTCAAGAATCTGGTAAACGCATTTCTATGTTAGTCACCTCAAATACAGCAACGTTTACTAAAAAAGCCACCGGTCGTATAACGTTTACATGTAACGACGGCCCTTTAATAGACCAGGCTTTAAAAAAAGCTATAGAAACAGGCGAGGGGCAAACTCTATGGATGAAATCGGTTGGAGTAAACGAAGAAGGCATCGAAGTATCTACCTTTAATTTCGAGTGGAGTATTAAAGTAAAAAGTTAAAAATGTTTGTAACAAATTAAATCATCATTCTACATATAAGTATCAATCAATAAAAAAAAGAAAAATGACAGCACACGAAATCGATTATACAATTTATGGAGAAGAAATGCAATATGTCGAAATAGAACTCGACCCACAAGAAGGCGTTGTAGCAGAAGCCGGTAGTTTCATGATGATGGACGACGGTATAAAAATGGAAACTATTTTTGGAGATGGTTCCACTAAAAACGAGGGTTTTTTAGGTTCCATCTTGGGTGCAGGAAAACGCATCCTTACTGGCGAAAGTTTATTTATGACAGCCTTTTATAATAATTTAGTAGGCAAACGAAAAGTGTCTTTTGCATCGCCTTACCCAGGAAAAATTGTTCCCATAGATTTAACAGAATATCGCGGTAAATTTATTTGCCAGAAAGATGCTTTTTTATGCGCAGCCAAAGGTGTAAGTGTGGGTATCGAGTTTAGCAAACGCTTGGGGCGTGGCTTATTTGGAGGCGAAGGGTTTATCATGCAAAAATTAGAAGGCGATGGTATGGCCTTTGTTCATGCTGGCGGTACCATGGCTAGAAAAGTATTGCAACCGGGTGAAATTTTAAGAGTAGATACAGGTTGTATTGTTGGTTTTACCCAAGATATAGATTACGATATCGAATTTATTGGAGGTATAAAAAACACCATTTTTGGAGGCGAAGGTTTGTTCTATGCCAAACTTCAAGGGCCTGGTATTGTATATATTCAATCTTTACCATTTAGTAGGTTGGCTGGAAGAATAATTGCATCGGCACCACAAGCAGGAGGCAAACAAAGAGGCGAAGGCAGTATTTTAGGAGGCCTCGGAAATATTCTCGATGGCGATAATAGATTTTAAAAATTACCATAGATTACAAACAAAAGAGACTTGTATACTACAAGTCTCTTTTGTTTATTTTAAAATTAAAAATTTAGTCCTTTATAAATTTGATGTTCCTAGATATTACAGAATCTGTAGTAGTGATTTTAAGGATATAAATTCCATTTGAAATAGTTGCCAAATTAATGTTGTTAGAATCTGGGTTTTTAATTTTTATTACCGATTGTCCTAGACCATTAAAAATTTCAAAACTAGAAAAGGCTTCTTCGTTTTTACTAATCACTTTTAATATTTTAGTCTCAGGATTGTATGTAGTTATAAATTGGGTTTCTTTAATAGTTTTGGTTCCTAAAGTATTATCTTCTTTAAAAACAATAGAATAATCATTAATGGTACCTTTCTTTAAAAGCAGTGTGGCCTCTCCATTTTTTAAATTGTAATATTTATTTTCGGTTTTATGGTGTAGAAAAATATTTAAGTAATCTGGTATATTTTCTATTTTACTTATATTAAATTTATATATACCAGCATCACTTACTTTAATACGCAAGGGTAAACTATCTTCGGTATTTATTTCAGGTAAGGCAAGAATCGCTAAAGGTTCGTTG contains the following coding sequences:
- a CDS encoding DUF4870 domain-containing protein: MIDNHQKNIATFIHLSTFSRFVIPLGNFIAPIVLWIINKDKSEFIDKHGKQAINFQMSVFLYALIIGTLSVPFFIFNIFNGFDFFDFNGFGNFNISIGKPSALLYIGGGLGVLAVIGFIIELILIIVASLKARDGEPYNYPFTINFLK
- a CDS encoding DUF4442 domain-containing protein — its product is MNLTPRKLNAFTMYKLPAAFICGVRTRHIDAGKCIVTVKYKWINTNPFKSMFWAVQGMAAEFSTGALMIGKIQESGKRISMLVTSNTATFTKKATGRITFTCNDGPLIDQALKKAIETGEGQTLWMKSVGVNEEGIEVSTFNFEWSIKVKS
- a CDS encoding TIGR00266 family protein encodes the protein MTAHEIDYTIYGEEMQYVEIELDPQEGVVAEAGSFMMMDDGIKMETIFGDGSTKNEGFLGSILGAGKRILTGESLFMTAFYNNLVGKRKVSFASPYPGKIVPIDLTEYRGKFICQKDAFLCAAKGVSVGIEFSKRLGRGLFGGEGFIMQKLEGDGMAFVHAGGTMARKVLQPGEILRVDTGCIVGFTQDIDYDIEFIGGIKNTIFGGEGLFYAKLQGPGIVYIQSLPFSRLAGRIIASAPQAGGKQRGEGSILGGLGNILDGDNRF